TTCTTCCTAGGGTTGCCGGTGTGGGTTTAGGGAGATGAACTGCCGCGTACCTGACCACTGGGCATCACCATGCGATCGAGGGTCGCTCCGGTGAAGATAGCGGGGATCTCGATGCGAGCGCCGTTGAGGCTGGCGTCAGTTAGATCTGCGAAGGTGAAGTCGGCACCGCTGAGGTTAGCACCATTGAGAATAGCGCGCTCTAGGTTGGCGCTACGCAGATTGGCATTCGATAAATCGGCTCCAATCAGGAATGCACCCACCAGGTAGGCATGGGATAAATCGAGACCGCTGAGGTCTGCTCCAGATAGATCACAGGACGAGCAGCGTCCAGTTCTGCGGAGTTGATCAATGTGGTCGGCATTCTGGGCGATCGCTGGAGTGGCGATCGCTAACAGAGCACTTCCTAAGGCGATCGCTCCCACTAAGGGCTTGAGGATAGGCTGACGCATGATTGGTCTCCTGCAAATTGGCTTGCCCCAATCCTAGCCTAGCCCTAACCCGGTTGACCTTAGCACCCCGTAGACGAGGTTCTGCCCTAGTCATGTAACGTTTAACGTTGGGGGTTAGGAAGCAGGGGGGGA
The Candidatus Obscuribacterales bacterium genome window above contains:
- a CDS encoding pentapeptide repeat-containing protein, translating into MRQPILKPLVGAIALGSALLAIATPAIAQNADHIDQLRRTGRCSSCDLSGADLSGLDLSHAYLVGAFLIGADLSNANLRSANLERAILNGANLSGADFTFADLTDASLNGARIEIPAIFTGATLDRMVMPSGQVRGSSSP